In the Maribacter sp. MJ134 genome, one interval contains:
- a CDS encoding cupin-like domain-containing protein, with amino-acid sequence MKLVEVNRVQSITKKDFVKDYLKPQKPLVIEEFDGNWAAHKKWSLDYMKEMAGDKIVPLYDDRPVHHKDGFNEPHAEMLMSEYVDLLKCEPTKYRIFLWNILKEVPALQKDFSYPDFGIRLLKGVPMLFFGGKDSHTFMHYDIDLANIFHFHFEGEKECILFPQSQNKYLYKVPHAIITHESIDFSNPDFKKWPALEKVSGYKTTLKHGEVLYMPEGFWHYMKYKTPGFSMSLRGLARNPKNFAHAAYNIFVMRHFDVLMRKLQGQRWIERKNKKTIVNTNANIGIKE; translated from the coding sequence TTGAAGTTAGTTGAAGTAAATAGGGTACAATCTATCACAAAGAAAGACTTTGTAAAAGACTATTTAAAACCACAAAAACCTTTGGTGATTGAGGAGTTTGATGGCAATTGGGCCGCGCACAAAAAATGGTCTTTAGATTATATGAAAGAGATGGCCGGGGATAAGATAGTTCCCTTGTACGATGACCGTCCCGTACATCACAAAGATGGTTTTAACGAGCCCCATGCAGAGATGTTGATGTCCGAGTATGTAGATCTTTTGAAGTGTGAACCTACCAAGTACAGAATTTTTCTTTGGAATATTTTAAAGGAAGTACCAGCTTTACAGAAGGACTTTAGTTATCCCGATTTCGGGATTAGGCTACTGAAAGGCGTTCCTATGTTGTTTTTCGGAGGAAAGGATTCACATACGTTTATGCATTATGATATTGATCTGGCCAATATTTTTCATTTTCATTTTGAGGGGGAAAAGGAGTGTATTCTGTTTCCGCAATCGCAGAATAAATACCTCTATAAAGTACCGCATGCTATAATCACGCACGAAAGTATCGATTTTTCTAATCCAGATTTCAAAAAATGGCCCGCTTTGGAGAAGGTAAGCGGCTACAAAACTACTTTGAAGCACGGTGAGGTATTGTATATGCCTGAAGGATTTTGGCATTATATGAAATACAAAACACCGGGCTTTTCAATGAGTTTACGTGGGTTAGCCCGAAATCCTAAAAATTTTGCCCACGCGGCCTACAATATCTTCGTTATGCGCCATTTTGATGTATTGATGCGAAAATTACAAGGCCAACGATGGATTGAGCGAAAGAATAAAAAAACAATAGTCAACACTAATGCCAATATTGGAATTAAGGAATAA
- a CDS encoding DMT family transporter gives MKIRNRKWLYLIVLSLIWGTSYILIKKGLVGFTPLQLGALRIIISGCLLLIIGYGSLKTIRKKDWKWLALSGFIGSFFPMFLFAFAETEIDSSVTAVLNSLVPLFTLFVGLFAFGISFSRNQFIGVLIGLLGASLLVLFGSSINPDQNYWYAGFVLIATICYACNANIIKSKLHEVSPMGIAVGNFVCILIPGFVLLPFSGALDNEVLDGSFFWSSLGYIVILCVISTCIAKVIFNRLIQISSPIFSVSVTYLIPIVGIFWGIVDGETFSIKQLGASLLILVGVYLVNKKRMKTA, from the coding sequence TTGAAAATTAGAAACCGAAAGTGGCTTTATCTTATAGTATTGTCCCTTATTTGGGGAACTTCCTATATACTCATTAAAAAGGGTTTGGTGGGTTTTACTCCACTTCAATTAGGTGCCTTACGGATTATTATTTCTGGATGTCTTTTATTGATTATAGGATATGGTTCTTTAAAAACTATTCGAAAGAAGGACTGGAAATGGTTAGCACTATCCGGTTTTATAGGGAGCTTTTTCCCCATGTTTCTCTTTGCGTTTGCTGAAACCGAAATAGATAGTAGTGTAACCGCAGTTTTGAATTCTTTAGTGCCATTATTTACTTTGTTCGTTGGGCTTTTCGCATTTGGGATATCGTTTAGCAGAAATCAGTTCATTGGGGTTTTAATCGGCTTACTGGGGGCTAGTTTGCTTGTGTTGTTTGGGAGTAGTATAAATCCGGACCAAAATTATTGGTATGCAGGTTTCGTGCTCATAGCCACTATTTGTTATGCCTGCAATGCTAATATTATAAAGAGTAAATTACATGAGGTCAGCCCCATGGGAATTGCTGTCGGAAATTTTGTCTGTATCCTTATTCCCGGTTTTGTGCTATTGCCTTTTTCTGGAGCACTGGATAATGAAGTTCTAGACGGGAGCTTTTTCTGGAGTTCGTTGGGCTACATCGTTATTCTATGTGTTATAAGTACCTGTATTGCCAAGGTTATCTTCAATAGGTTAATTCAGATTTCTTCTCCCATATTTTCCGTATCGGTTACCTACCTTATCCCTATTGTAGGAATTTTTTGGGGAATAGTAGATGGTGAAACTTTCAGCATAAAGCAACTGGGAGCTTCATTATTAATCTTGGTCGGAGTGTATTTGGTAAATAAAAAACGAATGAAAACTGCATAA
- the gldD gene encoding gliding motility lipoprotein GldD, translating into MKRRYVIAIITTMCVIGACKNEPIPKPKAEIRLEYPQGQPASLETENFSFQYNQLSKAEANKDQAFTLTYPDMKGAIFISYKKVTNNIDKLIIDAKRLSYEHAAKADNIVEQPYVNPEAGVYGALFEVQGNAASQSQFFVTDSVEHFLTGSVYFYTKPNYDSILPAAAYLQNDIRRIMETLRWKK; encoded by the coding sequence ATGAAGCGTAGATATGTCATTGCTATAATCACCACAATGTGTGTCATAGGTGCTTGCAAGAATGAACCTATTCCAAAGCCTAAGGCAGAAATACGGTTAGAATATCCCCAAGGACAACCAGCTAGTTTAGAAACCGAAAATTTTAGCTTTCAGTACAACCAGTTGTCAAAAGCGGAGGCGAATAAGGACCAGGCCTTTACCTTAACGTATCCTGACATGAAGGGTGCAATCTTCATCAGTTATAAAAAAGTGACGAACAATATAGACAAGCTCATCATAGATGCTAAGCGTTTAAGCTATGAACACGCTGCCAAAGCAGATAATATCGTAGAACAGCCTTATGTAAATCCGGAAGCCGGGGTTTACGGTGCATTGTTTGAAGTACAGGGAAACGCCGCATCACAGTCTCAATTCTTTGTCACGGATAGTGTAGAACACTTTTTAACCGGTTCTGTGTATTTTTATACAAAACCGAACTACGATTCTATTTTGCCTGCGGCGGCATATCTACAAAACGATATCCGTCGGATTATGGAAACATTACGATGGAAAAAATAA
- a CDS encoding pyridoxal-phosphate dependent enzyme, producing MQKQDVLDCHERIIPYIHHTPVLTSRLIDKEIGTSVYFKCENFQRAGAYKIRGATNAILQLTDAQRKNGVVTHSSGNFAQAVSLAAKNLDIKAHIVMPSSAPEVKKIGVKEYDGIIYECAPTLEARQAMADKIGKDTGASFLHPSNDKNVIIGQGTAALELLKQIPDINAIFCPVGGGGLIAGSAIAAKHFGTNCAILGGEPFEADDAYRSLKSGKIEGNNSVNTIADGLKTTLGDNNFPIIKEHVKKIVRVTEEEIVLAMRLVWERMKIIIEPSSAVTVAALKREVSENPQKYSGGKVGIVISGGNVDLNNLPF from the coding sequence ATGCAAAAGCAAGATGTATTGGATTGTCATGAAAGAATAATACCGTACATACATCATACCCCTGTCCTAACTTCAAGATTGATTGATAAAGAAATAGGAACATCGGTTTATTTTAAATGCGAAAATTTTCAAAGGGCCGGAGCGTATAAAATAAGAGGTGCCACGAATGCCATTTTGCAGTTGACCGATGCGCAAAGAAAAAATGGAGTGGTTACCCACTCTTCCGGAAATTTTGCACAAGCGGTTTCATTGGCAGCCAAAAACTTAGATATCAAAGCCCATATTGTAATGCCGTCCTCTGCTCCTGAGGTGAAGAAAATAGGAGTAAAGGAATATGATGGTATTATTTACGAATGCGCTCCTACGCTAGAAGCTAGACAGGCCATGGCCGATAAGATTGGCAAAGATACCGGAGCCTCTTTTTTACACCCATCAAATGATAAAAATGTCATAATCGGGCAAGGGACGGCCGCATTAGAACTCTTAAAGCAAATTCCGGATATCAATGCTATTTTTTGTCCGGTGGGTGGCGGTGGACTCATAGCCGGTTCCGCTATTGCGGCGAAGCATTTTGGAACGAATTGTGCCATATTAGGAGGTGAGCCTTTTGAGGCCGATGATGCTTACCGCTCGCTTAAAAGTGGAAAAATTGAGGGTAATAATAGCGTAAATACCATTGCAGACGGACTCAAAACTACCTTGGGGGACAATAATTTCCCTATTATAAAGGAGCACGTGAAGAAGATAGTCAGGGTTACGGAAGAGGAGATAGTACTAGCTATGCGATTGGTATGGGAGCGCATGAAAATCATCATTGAACCGTCTAGTGCGGTTACCGTCGCTGCTTTAAAACGAGAAGTGTCCGAAAATCCCCAAAAGTATTCAGGGGGAAAAGTAGGCATCGTTATATCTGGCGGAAATGTAGATTTAAACAATTTGCCGTTTTAA
- a CDS encoding single-stranded DNA-binding protein has product MSGTLNKVMLIGHLGDEVKMHYFEGGGSIGRFPIATNETYTSKQTGERVTNTDWHNIVVRNKAAEICEKYLSKGDKVYVEGRLKNRQWQGEDGNTRYTTEVHVQEFTFLSTKKESMANNAGQASQPAAQPTDQHANPSAQQSSPAPVSQPEQEDDLPF; this is encoded by the coding sequence ATGAGCGGTACATTGAATAAAGTGATGCTGATAGGGCATCTGGGAGATGAAGTAAAGATGCATTATTTTGAAGGTGGGGGCAGCATTGGAAGGTTCCCGATAGCCACGAATGAGACCTATACAAGCAAGCAGACTGGAGAACGTGTTACGAATACGGACTGGCATAATATTGTGGTGAGGAACAAAGCGGCTGAAATATGTGAGAAATATTTGAGCAAGGGAGACAAGGTATATGTAGAAGGAAGATTAAAAAATAGACAGTGGCAAGGAGAGGACGGTAATACGAGGTATACCACTGAAGTTCACGTGCAAGAATTTACCTTTCTATCTACCAAAAAGGAAAGTATGGCCAATAACGCAGGGCAAGCCTCACAGCCAGCGGCTCAACCAACAGATCAGCACGCTAACCCTAGCGCGCAGCAGAGCTCACCTGCACCGGTAAGTCAACCCGAACAGGAAGACGATCTACCTTTTTAA
- a CDS encoding HU family DNA-binding protein: MTKAEIVSKISDKLGIEKGDVQATVESFMEEVKTSLEGGDNVYLRGFGSFIIKTRAEKTGRNISKNTTIKIPAHNIPAFKPAKVFVEGVKSNVQVK, from the coding sequence ATGACGAAAGCGGAAATTGTATCTAAAATCTCAGATAAGCTGGGAATTGAAAAAGGAGATGTACAGGCAACGGTAGAATCCTTTATGGAAGAAGTGAAAACTTCATTGGAAGGTGGAGATAATGTTTACCTTAGAGGTTTTGGTAGTTTTATTATAAAAACTAGAGCAGAAAAGACTGGAAGGAATATTTCTAAGAACACGACCATAAAAATACCTGCCCACAACATACCCGCCTTTAAACCAGCTAAGGTTTTTGTAGAAGGAGTAAAAAGCAACGTACAAGTAAAATAA
- the bioB gene encoding biotin synthase BioB: MSKVRNNWTKEEILDIYNKPLMELLYEAATVHRKNHDPNTVQVSTLLSIKTGGCPEDCGYCPQAARYHTDIEGNDLMTVPHVKAQALRAKASGSSRVCMGAAWRNVKDGPEFDQVLEMVRTINKLDMEVCCTLGMITENQAKRLAEAGLYAYNHNLDTSEDYYKDVISTRAFEDRLDTIDNVRKTNVTVCSGGIIGMGEQLEDRAGMLVALASLSPQPESTPINALVPVEGTPMEDIAPVAIWDMIRMVATTRIVLPETQVRLSAGRTEMSREGQAMCFFAGANSIFTGDKLLTTPNPDVNEDMEMFKLLGLNPQKPFTKVSQPKTVEASDSEFKPLGEKPKWTRPGHKIERNEEAKLKAKLTD, translated from the coding sequence ATGAGCAAAGTGAGAAATAATTGGACGAAAGAAGAAATTCTTGATATTTATAATAAACCGTTAATGGAGTTGCTTTATGAAGCAGCTACCGTTCATAGAAAAAACCACGACCCCAACACGGTCCAAGTTTCCACACTACTTTCTATAAAAACCGGGGGTTGCCCTGAGGATTGTGGCTATTGCCCGCAAGCAGCGCGTTATCATACAGATATTGAAGGGAATGATTTAATGACGGTTCCGCATGTAAAGGCGCAGGCACTTAGGGCTAAAGCCTCGGGAAGTTCGCGTGTTTGTATGGGAGCAGCTTGGCGTAACGTAAAGGATGGTCCGGAGTTTGATCAGGTTTTGGAGATGGTGCGCACCATAAATAAATTGGATATGGAAGTTTGCTGCACCCTAGGGATGATTACGGAAAATCAGGCGAAACGACTGGCAGAGGCCGGACTCTATGCGTATAACCATAATCTGGATACCTCAGAGGATTATTATAAGGATGTGATTTCTACAAGAGCTTTTGAAGATCGTTTAGATACCATAGATAATGTTAGGAAGACCAACGTTACGGTATGTAGCGGCGGTATTATAGGCATGGGAGAACAGTTGGAGGACAGAGCCGGGATGCTTGTTGCCCTGGCTTCTTTAAGTCCACAGCCAGAGTCTACGCCTATTAACGCTTTGGTGCCTGTAGAAGGAACGCCCATGGAAGACATAGCACCCGTTGCTATCTGGGACATGATTCGTATGGTAGCCACAACGCGTATTGTTTTACCGGAAACACAAGTGCGTTTGTCTGCCGGTAGAACAGAAATGAGTAGAGAAGGGCAGGCCATGTGTTTCTTTGCGGGAGCCAATTCTATTTTTACGGGAGATAAATTACTAACTACGCCCAATCCGGATGTTAACGAGGATATGGAGATGTTCAAGCTCTTAGGCTTAAATCCTCAGAAACCGTTTACTAAAGTTTCCCAACCAAAAACAGTCGAAGCATCGGACTCTGAGTTTAAACCGTTAGGAGAGAAACCAAAATGGACAAGACCGGGTCATAAAATTGAGCGTAATGAGGAGGCAAAACTAAAAGCCAAATTGACGGACTAA
- the mutY gene encoding A/G-specific adenine glycosylase codes for MSFSDKILDWYQQNKRNLPWRGTINPYNIWLSEIILQQTRVAQGTPYYLKFIEAFPTVEDMAKASEAQILKLWQGLGYYSRARNLHATAKMVVADYGGKFPSTYKELLKLKGVGDYTASAIASICFNERQAVVDGNVYRVLARYFGIDIPINSTEGVKHFKSLAQELLHESNVRDYNQGIMEFGAIQCAPKKPYCLHCPLNNGCVALKEGKVDLLPLKLKKTKVRNRYFNYLVPILNDKKGNTQTILRQRQGKGIWQHLWEFPLLESESELNLEQIEKEYQQVLDLNEKVNITLFNTKSVVHKLSHQHLNTKFWILEGNLRSEEGISITEIKKFPVPVLIADFMKTFKF; via the coding sequence ATGTCATTTTCCGATAAAATCCTCGATTGGTACCAGCAAAATAAGCGCAATTTACCTTGGCGAGGTACTATTAATCCTTATAATATATGGCTCTCCGAAATTATACTTCAGCAAACTAGGGTAGCTCAGGGTACGCCCTATTACTTGAAGTTTATTGAAGCCTTTCCTACCGTAGAGGATATGGCCAAGGCCTCCGAAGCGCAAATACTGAAACTTTGGCAAGGACTGGGCTATTATTCCAGGGCCAGGAACCTTCATGCAACGGCTAAAATGGTGGTAGCCGATTATGGGGGCAAATTCCCAAGTACCTATAAAGAACTATTGAAATTAAAGGGTGTTGGTGATTATACCGCAAGTGCAATTGCCTCTATATGTTTTAACGAACGTCAAGCCGTTGTAGATGGCAACGTGTATAGAGTATTGGCCAGATATTTTGGTATTGATATACCCATTAATAGTACGGAAGGTGTAAAACATTTTAAATCCTTAGCGCAGGAGTTGCTTCATGAAAGTAATGTTCGGGATTATAACCAAGGTATTATGGAATTTGGAGCAATACAATGCGCACCAAAAAAACCGTATTGCCTGCACTGCCCGTTAAATAATGGTTGCGTGGCTTTAAAAGAAGGAAAAGTAGATTTGTTACCCCTTAAGTTAAAAAAGACAAAGGTCAGAAATCGTTATTTCAATTATTTGGTTCCCATCCTGAACGATAAAAAGGGGAATACACAAACCATATTGAGACAACGACAGGGAAAGGGGATTTGGCAGCATTTGTGGGAGTTTCCCCTGCTGGAATCTGAATCTGAATTAAATTTGGAACAAATAGAAAAGGAATACCAGCAAGTATTGGATTTGAATGAAAAAGTGAATATTACTTTGTTCAATACCAAAAGTGTAGTTCATAAATTATCTCATCAACATCTGAACACTAAGTTTTGGATATTAGAAGGAAACCTAAGAAGTGAAGAAGGTATTTCTATTACAGAAATAAAGAAATTTCCAGTACCTGTTTTAATAGCGGATTTCATGAAAACATTTAAATTTTAG
- a CDS encoding ribonuclease E/G, translated as MNRELIVRSSSNSVDFALLKDGKLTELHKEEDNNNFSVGDIFLAKIRKPVTGLNAAFVNVGYEKDAFLHYHDLGPQLSSMLKFTKQVSTGKLRDYSLKDFPFDKDIDKHGVITDVIKANQSLLVQIVKEPISTKGPRISSELSIAGRYLVMVPFSDRVSVSQKIGSSKEKDRLKRLVKSIKPKGFGVIIRTVAEGKKVAELDKDLENLLDKWSTMCKKLYRAQTPSKVLVELNRASSILRDVFNDSFTGIHVDDTTLFDEIKDYVMEIAPNKESIVKHYKANVPIFEKFGIERQIKTSFGRTATMSKGAYLIIEHTEALHVVDVNSGNRSNKAKNQEDTALEVNLLAASEIARQLRLRDMGGIIVVDFIDMVKAQHRKKLFEHLRDEMKDDRAKHKILPPSKFGLIQITRQRVRPEMNIKTTEENPNNSGQEVEAPIVLIDKINVDLERLLKGPAKDNSITLNIHPFIAAYLTKGFPSIRFKWFLEHRRWIRIQPRDAYTYLEYRFKNKDGKTIY; from the coding sequence GTGAATAGAGAATTAATCGTAAGATCTAGTTCCAATTCTGTTGATTTTGCTTTGCTTAAAGATGGGAAACTCACTGAACTACATAAAGAAGAAGACAATAATAACTTTTCCGTAGGCGATATTTTTCTCGCTAAAATTCGGAAGCCGGTCACTGGGCTAAACGCTGCATTCGTCAATGTAGGGTATGAAAAAGATGCATTTTTGCATTACCATGACCTGGGACCACAGCTTTCTTCAATGCTAAAGTTCACTAAACAAGTGAGTACAGGTAAATTAAGGGATTACTCCCTAAAAGATTTTCCATTTGATAAGGATATTGACAAACATGGCGTAATAACAGATGTTATTAAAGCCAATCAATCTCTTTTAGTGCAAATTGTTAAAGAACCCATATCCACCAAAGGACCAAGAATAAGTTCAGAACTTTCTATAGCTGGACGCTATTTAGTAATGGTTCCTTTTTCCGACCGCGTTTCCGTATCTCAAAAAATTGGAAGCTCAAAAGAAAAAGATAGGTTAAAGAGACTTGTAAAAAGTATAAAACCAAAAGGATTTGGAGTAATCATAAGAACAGTTGCAGAAGGCAAAAAAGTAGCAGAACTAGATAAAGATCTAGAAAACTTGTTGGACAAATGGTCCACAATGTGTAAAAAATTATATCGCGCTCAAACACCTTCAAAGGTATTGGTAGAACTTAACAGAGCATCCTCTATATTAAGAGATGTTTTCAACGATAGTTTTACCGGTATACATGTTGATGACACCACGCTGTTTGATGAAATTAAGGATTACGTTATGGAAATCGCTCCTAACAAAGAATCGATAGTCAAACATTATAAAGCCAATGTTCCCATTTTTGAAAAATTCGGGATAGAAAGGCAGATTAAAACCTCTTTTGGACGAACGGCTACAATGAGCAAAGGTGCCTATTTGATTATAGAACATACCGAAGCTCTTCATGTAGTTGACGTTAATAGCGGCAACCGTTCCAATAAGGCAAAGAACCAAGAAGACACTGCCCTAGAGGTAAACTTGTTGGCCGCCTCCGAAATAGCCAGACAATTGCGTCTTAGGGATATGGGAGGTATTATTGTAGTGGATTTCATTGATATGGTCAAAGCGCAGCACAGGAAAAAACTTTTTGAACATCTTAGAGATGAAATGAAAGATGACCGTGCTAAACACAAGATTCTACCGCCAAGTAAGTTTGGGCTTATCCAAATAACAAGGCAACGTGTAAGACCCGAAATGAATATTAAGACTACCGAGGAAAACCCTAATAATAGTGGGCAGGAAGTAGAAGCTCCTATAGTCTTAATAGACAAAATAAACGTAGATCTTGAACGTTTATTGAAAGGACCTGCAAAGGATAACAGCATAACACTAAACATACATCCTTTCATTGCAGCCTATCTTACAAAAGGTTTCCCATCTATACGCTTTAAGTGGTTCTTAGAGCATAGAAGATGGATTAGAATACAACCTAGGGATGCATATACGTATCTTGAATACCGTTTTAAGAACAAAGACGGTAAAACCATATATTAG
- a CDS encoding head GIN domain-containing protein: MKKSNVIFIALFCLALGAFAQTKTVKVDAFEKVIISPHIEVELVRGSEESVRIENAKVALDKINIKVEGNTLRVYLDGAKTVTKSERVSTDQWKGKKSIYNGTMATAKITYKTLKNLSIRGEEVVKVKGVMEQEDLKLSIYGESKVYFNHLNLEELTVAIYGESYLEIAEGEVKRQVFRAYGESEVNAIEMGNSETKITAYGESNFRVNVSDRLKVTCYGETTINYTGDADVDKGIVIGEVEIRKIG, translated from the coding sequence ATGAAAAAATCAAATGTAATATTTATAGCACTTTTTTGCTTAGCCTTAGGAGCTTTTGCTCAAACCAAAACGGTAAAAGTAGACGCCTTTGAAAAAGTTATTATAAGTCCCCATATAGAGGTAGAATTGGTACGGGGTTCAGAGGAATCCGTTCGTATTGAAAATGCTAAGGTTGCTTTGGATAAGATTAATATCAAGGTAGAAGGAAATACGCTCCGGGTATATCTGGACGGGGCTAAAACAGTGACCAAATCCGAACGTGTTTCAACCGACCAATGGAAAGGAAAAAAATCTATTTATAATGGTACTATGGCAACTGCGAAGATTACGTACAAGACCTTAAAGAACTTGTCTATTAGAGGAGAGGAAGTTGTTAAAGTAAAGGGCGTTATGGAGCAAGAAGATTTAAAGTTATCCATTTATGGGGAGTCGAAGGTTTATTTTAACCATCTTAATTTAGAGGAATTAACCGTTGCCATCTACGGAGAAAGTTACTTGGAGATAGCAGAAGGAGAGGTAAAGAGACAAGTGTTCAGGGCGTATGGCGAGAGCGAGGTAAATGCAATTGAAATGGGAAATAGCGAGACAAAAATAACTGCTTATGGCGAGAGTAATTTTCGTGTAAACGTTTCCGATAGGTTAAAGGTAACTTGTTATGGAGAAACAACGATAAATTATACCGGAGATGCCGATGTTGATAAGGGAATAGTGATCGGAGAGGTAGAAATTAGAAAGATTGGATAG
- a CDS encoding regulatory protein RecX, protein MLQNKAYSLTEATKKLESYCAYQDRCHKEVISKLKQMGMIPVAIDQIVTQLIQENYLNEERFAKSFARGKFNIKKWGKKRIVTELKQRDISKYNINTALKEINEVDYIKTLDALARKRLLQLNESNKLKKRKKLADYLLYRGWESHLVYEKMKELIP, encoded by the coding sequence ATGTTACAAAACAAAGCATATTCCCTAACGGAGGCCACTAAAAAACTGGAAAGCTATTGCGCTTATCAAGACCGTTGCCATAAGGAAGTAATAAGCAAATTAAAGCAGATGGGGATGATTCCCGTGGCCATTGACCAGATTGTTACTCAACTTATCCAGGAGAACTATTTGAACGAAGAACGCTTTGCGAAGAGTTTTGCCAGAGGTAAGTTCAATATAAAAAAATGGGGTAAAAAACGTATCGTGACGGAACTGAAACAACGTGATATTTCCAAGTATAATATTAATACGGCTTTGAAGGAGATTAATGAGGTAGATTACATAAAAACCCTGGATGCTCTTGCGAGAAAAAGACTCCTACAACTGAACGAGTCAAACAAGCTTAAAAAAAGAAAAAAACTTGCTGACTATTTACTTTACCGTGGCTGGGAAAGTCATTTGGTCTATGAAAAAATGAAGGAGCTTATTCCTTAA
- a CDS encoding heavy-metal-associated domain-containing protein, which yields MSNSILGQDVVEKDTNIENGQMISTAIVRIDGMACQKGCADKIGLNLQNTSGVIAAEVSYEKKEALVKFNPKVVSIAELESVITSTKVKTYVYTINSITIKE from the coding sequence ATGTCCAATTCCATATTAGGACAAGACGTAGTAGAGAAAGACACGAACATTGAGAACGGCCAAATGATCAGCACTGCTATAGTTCGTATTGACGGTATGGCCTGCCAGAAAGGATGCGCGGATAAAATAGGCCTGAATTTACAAAACACCTCTGGGGTCATTGCTGCAGAGGTTAGTTATGAGAAAAAAGAGGCCCTTGTTAAGTTTAACCCTAAAGTGGTATCTATCGCGGAATTAGAAAGTGTTATTACCAGCACCAAGGTTAAAACTTATGTTTACACTATAAATTCCATCACCATAAAAGAATAA
- a CDS encoding gliding motility-associated protein GldE, which produces MDPDPLLYSLNFMVMDGAFALNIGVLVLLLLCSAMISGAEVALFGLSPTEVNEIQEQKTAKGNILIKLLERPKKLLATILIANNAINIGVVLLFNVIGDTLFSNINYSLFGVVSLRFLLEVVAATFLILMFGEILPKIYANRNRMDFSHFMAYPLKTLDFLFSPFSLPMRAGTIFLYNKLGKEKSSLSVDHLSQALELTSDGDTTKEEQKILQGIVSFGNTDTKQVMRPRIDIFSLNDQMKFPEVLEEIKKNGYSRIPVFSDNIDNVLGVLYVKDLLPYLDRKSFNWTSLIREPYFVPENKKLDDLLSEFQEKKNHLAVVVDEYGGTSGIVTLEDIIEEIVGDISDEFDDEDLIFSKLDDFNYVFEGKTALKDFYRVVKLEDETPFEENKGESETIAGFVLEIAGSFPKRGEQVVFENYKFVVESLDKKRLKQIKVILPHEA; this is translated from the coding sequence TTGGACCCTGACCCCTTACTTTATAGTTTAAATTTTATGGTGATGGACGGTGCCTTTGCACTTAATATTGGAGTCCTTGTACTATTGTTGCTCTGTTCTGCCATGATTTCTGGAGCAGAAGTTGCCCTTTTTGGGCTTTCTCCCACGGAGGTAAACGAAATTCAAGAACAAAAAACGGCAAAAGGGAATATCCTGATCAAACTTCTAGAGCGTCCTAAAAAGCTTTTGGCAACGATATTAATCGCCAATAATGCAATCAATATAGGCGTGGTGTTATTATTCAATGTTATTGGGGACACTCTTTTTTCAAATATAAACTATTCGCTTTTTGGGGTGGTTTCCCTACGTTTTTTGTTAGAGGTGGTGGCGGCCACTTTTCTTATTTTAATGTTTGGAGAGATTTTACCCAAAATCTACGCCAACAGAAACAGGATGGACTTTTCCCACTTTATGGCTTACCCGTTAAAAACCTTAGATTTTTTATTTTCGCCTTTTAGCCTTCCAATGCGAGCAGGAACCATATTTCTGTATAATAAACTTGGAAAGGAAAAATCTAGTTTAAGCGTAGATCATCTATCCCAAGCGTTGGAACTTACCTCGGATGGAGATACCACCAAGGAAGAGCAAAAAATATTACAGGGAATTGTTTCCTTTGGGAATACGGATACCAAGCAGGTAATGCGCCCCCGAATAGATATTTTTTCATTGAACGACCAAATGAAATTTCCGGAGGTCTTGGAAGAGATTAAAAAGAACGGATATTCCAGAATACCAGTTTTTTCGGATAATATAGATAATGTCTTGGGAGTACTTTATGTTAAAGATTTACTTCCTTATTTAGACCGTAAATCCTTTAATTGGACCAGCCTTATTCGCGAGCCTTACTTTGTTCCGGAGAATAAAAAGTTGGATGATCTGCTGTCCGAATTTCAAGAGAAGAAAAACCATTTGGCCGTAGTGGTAGATGAGTATGGTGGAACCTCTGGAATCGTTACCCTAGAGGATATCATCGAAGAAATAGTTGGTGATATAAGCGATGAGTTCGATGATGAGGATTTAATCTTTTCCAAGCTGGACGACTTTAACTACGTCTTCGAAGGAAAAACAGCTTTAAAGGATTTTTATAGGGTTGTTAAACTGGAAGACGAAACACCATTCGAGGAGAATAAGGGAGAATCTGAGACCATTGCGGGTTTTGTTCTAGAAATAGCAGGGAGTTTTCCTAAAAGGGGAGAACAGGTAGTCTTTGAGAATTATAAGTTTGTTGTAGAAAGTCTGGATAAAAAGAGGTTAAAGCAAATTAAAGTTATTTTGCCACATGAAGCGTAG